A single window of Sporosarcina sp. Marseille-Q4943 DNA harbors:
- a CDS encoding sulfite exporter TauE/SafE family protein, with the protein MDMSFLITIFLIGFVGSFVSGMVGIGGSIIKYPMLLYIPPLLGIAAFSAHEVSGISAIQVFFATISGVWAYRKGGYLNKTLIIYMGSAILLGSFIGGYGSNMISEGSINLVYGILATIAAIMMFIPKKGLDDVPADQVSFNKWLAAVLAFIVGIAAGIVGAAGAFILVPIMLVVLKIPTRMTIATSLAITFISSIGSTVGKIVTDQVLYWPAAVMIVASILAAPLGAKAGQKMNTKVLQGILAVLILGTAIKIWLDF; encoded by the coding sequence ATGGATATGTCATTTCTTATAACGATTTTCCTGATTGGATTTGTGGGGTCCTTCGTTTCAGGTATGGTTGGAATCGGCGGATCGATCATTAAATATCCTATGTTGTTATACATTCCGCCATTGCTCGGAATTGCCGCTTTTTCCGCACACGAAGTTTCCGGAATCAGTGCAATCCAAGTGTTCTTCGCGACAATTTCCGGTGTGTGGGCGTATCGGAAAGGCGGATATCTCAATAAAACGCTAATCATCTATATGGGCAGCGCGATTTTGCTTGGTAGCTTTATCGGGGGCTATGGCTCCAATATGATTTCAGAAGGGTCTATCAACCTTGTGTACGGGATTTTGGCAACGATTGCGGCTATCATGATGTTCATTCCGAAAAAAGGATTGGATGATGTCCCTGCCGATCAGGTGAGCTTCAATAAATGGCTTGCGGCTGTGTTAGCTTTCATCGTAGGAATTGCAGCTGGCATTGTCGGAGCTGCAGGAGCCTTCATCTTAGTTCCAATCATGCTCGTCGTCTTAAAAATCCCGACACGTATGACGATTGCAACTTCACTTGCCATCACGTTCATATCATCAATCGGATCGACTGTAGGGAAGATCGTGACGGACCAAGTTCTATATTGGCCAGCAGCTGTCATGATCGTAGCGAGCATCCTTGCCGCTCCATTAGGGGCAAAAGCGGGGCAAAAAATGAATACGAAAGTATTGCAAGGCATATTAGCTGTATTGATTCTAGGAACGGCTATTAAAATTTGGTTGGATTTTTGA
- a CDS encoding metal-sensitive transcriptional regulator, whose amino-acid sequence MHYDEKVVNRLKRIEGQIKGILRMIEEGKDCKEVVTQLSASRSAIDRTIGVIVSSNIIACMQNIDENNSMSQEDIVKQAVDLLVKSR is encoded by the coding sequence TTGCACTACGATGAGAAAGTCGTTAATCGTTTAAAAAGGATCGAAGGCCAGATCAAAGGGATTTTACGAATGATTGAAGAAGGAAAAGACTGCAAAGAGGTCGTGACTCAACTGTCAGCTTCCCGTTCAGCGATTGACCGTACGATAGGTGTCATTGTCAGCTCAAATATCATTGCATGTATGCAGAACATTGACGAGAACAATTCGATGTCCCAAGAGGATATCGTGAAGCAAGCGGTAGATCTTCTTGTAAAGAGTCGCTAA
- a CDS encoding sulfurtransferase TusA family protein, producing MNVSKVLDAKGLACPMPVVRARKTMKEMETGEILEIQATDKGSMADMTAWAKSSGHEMVDQKEDAGVFTFWIKKG from the coding sequence ATGAATGTATCAAAAGTATTGGACGCAAAAGGATTGGCATGCCCAATGCCGGTTGTACGTGCAAGAAAGACAATGAAAGAAATGGAGACAGGTGAAATCCTTGAAATCCAAGCGACAGACAAAGGCTCAATGGCTGATATGACAGCTTGGGCAAAATCAAGCGGGCACGAAATGGTCGACCAAAAAGAAGATGCAGGTGTCTTCACGTTCTGGATTAAGAAAGGCTGA
- the pepT gene encoding peptidase T — protein MKEKLIERLTRYAKIDTQSDANSTSTPSTPGQWDLLHVLEKELAEIGMEEITLDENGYLFATLPANTDKEIPTIGFLAHVDTATDYTGKNVNPQRVDNYDGNDIQLNATTTMSVSTFPELKNYVGHTLITTDGTTLLGADNKAGIAEIVTAMEYLIQHPEIKHGKLRVAFTPDEEIGRGPHKFDVEAFGAKYAYTMDGGPLGELQYESFNAAGAKVTFHGTNVHPGSAKDKMVNSILIANQFQAAMPADEIPQVTDGYEGFVHLMEVKGSVEKTELHYIIRYFDRETFEARKQLFVDTAAQLKKEHGDHAVELDLHDQYFNMGEQIEPVMEIVDIISDAFKALDIKPNIVPVRGGTDGSQLSYMGMPTPNIFTGGENYHGKYEYISVDNMEKATNVIIEAVKLFEQRA, from the coding sequence ATGAAAGAAAAACTGATCGAACGTCTGACACGCTATGCGAAAATCGATACACAATCGGATGCAAATAGTACATCCACACCATCCACACCGGGCCAATGGGATCTACTGCATGTACTTGAAAAAGAACTTGCTGAAATCGGTATGGAAGAAATCACTCTAGATGAGAACGGCTACCTATTCGCCACTCTCCCTGCCAATACGGATAAAGAGATCCCGACAATCGGTTTTTTGGCGCACGTCGACACTGCGACAGACTATACAGGCAAAAACGTCAATCCACAGCGAGTGGACAATTATGACGGCAACGACATTCAGTTGAATGCGACTACGACAATGTCCGTCTCCACATTCCCCGAGCTGAAAAACTATGTTGGTCATACGCTCATCACGACGGACGGCACAACATTGCTAGGAGCGGACAATAAAGCTGGTATCGCTGAAATCGTGACAGCGATGGAGTATTTGATTCAGCATCCTGAAATTAAACACGGAAAACTGCGTGTCGCTTTCACGCCTGACGAAGAAATCGGGCGCGGTCCTCATAAATTCGATGTGGAAGCATTCGGCGCTAAATACGCCTATACGATGGATGGCGGACCTCTTGGCGAACTTCAATATGAAAGCTTCAATGCGGCAGGAGCGAAAGTGACGTTTCACGGCACGAATGTGCATCCTGGATCCGCAAAGGACAAAATGGTGAACTCGATTTTGATTGCGAACCAATTCCAAGCGGCAATGCCTGCGGACGAAATCCCGCAAGTGACGGATGGATATGAAGGGTTCGTTCACTTAATGGAAGTGAAAGGTTCTGTCGAGAAGACCGAGTTGCATTATATTATCCGCTACTTTGACCGTGAGACGTTTGAAGCAAGAAAGCAATTGTTCGTCGATACAGCGGCGCAATTAAAAAAAGAGCATGGCGATCATGCCGTGGAGCTTGATCTCCACGACCAATATTTCAATATGGGCGAGCAAATTGAGCCGGTCATGGAAATCGTCGATATTATTTCGGATGCATTCAAAGCGCTCGACATCAAGCCGAATATCGTGCCGGTGCGTGGGGGTACGGACGGATCGCAGCTTTCCTATATGGGCATGCCAACGCCAAACATCTTCACGGGCGGAGAGAATTACCATGGCAAATATGAATATATTTCCGTCGACAATATGGAAAAGGCTACGAATGTCATTATCGAGGCTGTGAAGCTTTTCGAGCAGCGCGCATAA
- a CDS encoding DsrE/DsrF/DrsH-like family protein, whose translation MSETKKTTIVLFSGDYDKAMAAYIIANGAAAYDHEVTIFHTFWGLNALRKEEHVPVKKGFLEKMFGKMMPRGADKMGISKMNMAGMGPKMIKHVMKKHNAMTLPQLIDMAQEQDIKLVACTMTMDLLGLDQAELLDGVDYAGVAAYLADAQEGNVNLFI comes from the coding sequence TTGTCTGAAACGAAAAAGACGACCATTGTTCTATTCAGTGGCGACTACGATAAAGCGATGGCTGCGTACATCATTGCAAATGGAGCTGCGGCTTATGACCATGAAGTGACAATCTTCCATACGTTTTGGGGGTTGAATGCACTCCGGAAAGAAGAGCACGTTCCTGTGAAAAAAGGATTCCTTGAAAAGATGTTCGGCAAAATGATGCCGCGTGGTGCTGATAAGATGGGTATCTCAAAAATGAATATGGCTGGAATGGGCCCTAAAATGATTAAGCATGTCATGAAAAAGCATAATGCGATGACGCTTCCTCAGCTGATTGATATGGCACAAGAACAGGACATTAAACTTGTCGCGTGTACAATGACGATGGATTTATTAGGTCTTGATCAAGCAGAGTTACTGGACGGCGTTGACTATGCGGGCGTAGCCGCTTATTTAGCTGATGCACAAGAGGGCAATGTGAATTTATTTATCTAA
- a CDS encoding YeiH family protein, translating to MKEKKGTMDNGMWIAGIAFTFFIALLGFLLAKVPGFNHVGQLASAIIIAVAYRQLFGYPEALRSGITFSSKKLLRLAIILYGLKLNIDVVFRDGLGLLARDVLVIAFAIGLMVLLAKWLKADKSISMLLGVGTGVCGAAAIAAVAPIIKAKDEDTAIGVGIIAMLGTVFAIGYTVLRPIVPLLPTEYGIWSGMSLHELAHVAIAAAPAGEDALAIALLAKLGRVFLLVPLCFIFIYFMKRKSKGEEEGQNKIEFPWFLVGFIAMSLFGSYVLGHSIPVSDSVMTGISTTTTWLLTAAMVGLGLNVSLKDLRERAMRPLIAVTITSICLSVLVYFII from the coding sequence ATGAAAGAAAAGAAGGGCACCATGGACAACGGGATGTGGATCGCAGGGATTGCTTTTACATTTTTTATTGCATTATTAGGTTTTTTATTAGCGAAAGTACCTGGATTCAACCATGTCGGACAATTGGCAAGTGCCATCATCATTGCTGTCGCATATCGGCAATTATTCGGTTATCCTGAAGCGCTTCGCAGCGGAATCACATTCTCCTCGAAAAAGCTTCTGAGGCTAGCGATTATTTTATACGGATTAAAATTAAACATTGATGTCGTTTTCCGCGACGGACTCGGATTGCTGGCGCGCGATGTACTCGTCATTGCATTTGCCATCGGACTTATGGTCCTTCTTGCGAAATGGCTGAAGGCGGATAAAAGCATCTCTATGCTGCTTGGGGTAGGGACGGGGGTTTGCGGGGCTGCAGCTATCGCGGCGGTTGCACCGATCATTAAGGCGAAGGATGAAGATACTGCAATCGGGGTCGGCATCATCGCCATGCTCGGGACCGTGTTTGCAATCGGTTATACAGTATTGCGACCGATTGTGCCGTTGCTTCCGACTGAGTATGGCATCTGGTCGGGAATGAGTCTCCACGAATTGGCGCATGTTGCAATAGCAGCGGCTCCTGCAGGAGAAGATGCGCTCGCAATTGCACTGCTTGCGAAACTCGGCAGGGTATTTTTATTAGTGCCGTTATGCTTCATTTTTATTTATTTCATGAAACGCAAAAGCAAGGGGGAAGAAGAGGGGCAGAACAAAATCGAATTCCCTTGGTTCCTCGTCGGGTTCATTGCTATGAGCTTATTCGGAAGCTATGTGCTAGGACACTCGATTCCGGTATCTGACAGCGTAATGACAGGAATCAGCACCACAACGACGTGGCTTTTGACAGCCGCCATGGTCGGACTCGGCCTGAACGTCAGCTTGAAAGACTTGCGTGAACGCGCGATGCGTCCGTTGATTGCGGTGACAATCACATCGATCTGCTTGTCTGTGTTGGTGTATTTCATAATATAA
- a CDS encoding MBL fold metallo-hydrolase, producing the protein MTAGEVAKKVISKEAFFILDVRNEDAFADWKIEGENIQYLNIPYFDLLDGVEEILDQIPADQDVVVVCAKEGSSIFVAEMLAEAGRDVHYLQGGMRAWSEYLEPVKVGDLKGGGAIYQFVRIGKGCLSYMIVSNGEAAIVDATRMTDVFLDFAKQLNVNITNVLDTHLHADHISGGRQIAEAVNGTYWLPPKDATEVTFDYEPLEDGRVIQVGTSKIDIKALYSPGHTIGSTSFIVDDAYLLSGDILFIDSIGRPDLAGLAEDWVGDLRETLYSRYRELAEDLLVLPAHFMVIEELNDDGSVSEKLGKLFAENHGLNIEDEQDFRQMVTGNLPPQPNAYQEIRQTNMGKITPDEETQREMEIGPNRCAVR; encoded by the coding sequence ATGACGGCTGGAGAAGTCGCAAAAAAAGTGATCTCTAAAGAGGCGTTCTTTATTTTGGATGTCCGGAATGAAGATGCGTTTGCAGATTGGAAAATTGAAGGGGAAAACATTCAATATTTGAATATCCCTTATTTCGATTTACTCGATGGCGTAGAGGAAATCCTTGATCAAATTCCGGCCGATCAAGACGTTGTTGTCGTCTGTGCGAAGGAAGGCTCTTCTATCTTCGTCGCAGAAATGCTTGCTGAGGCAGGACGTGACGTTCACTACTTGCAAGGTGGAATGAGGGCATGGAGCGAATATTTGGAGCCAGTGAAAGTCGGTGACTTGAAAGGTGGCGGCGCGATTTATCAATTTGTCAGAATCGGAAAAGGATGCCTCTCTTACATGATCGTTTCAAACGGAGAAGCGGCCATTGTAGATGCGACAAGAATGACAGATGTCTTCCTGGATTTCGCTAAACAATTGAACGTGAACATTACGAATGTCCTCGATACACATTTGCATGCGGATCATATTTCCGGAGGACGTCAAATTGCCGAAGCTGTGAACGGAACGTACTGGCTACCGCCAAAAGATGCAACAGAAGTGACATTTGATTACGAACCGTTGGAAGATGGCCGAGTCATACAAGTAGGAACATCGAAAATCGATATTAAAGCGCTCTATTCACCTGGTCATACAATCGGTTCCACTTCGTTTATCGTAGACGATGCTTATTTATTGTCAGGAGATATTTTATTCATCGATTCGATCGGACGTCCAGACCTCGCAGGATTAGCAGAGGATTGGGTCGGCGATTTACGGGAAACTTTGTATAGCCGCTACCGTGAGTTGGCGGAGGATCTACTCGTTCTTCCAGCCCACTTCATGGTCATCGAAGAGCTGAATGATGACGGAAGCGTGTCTGAGAAGTTAGGGAAGCTTTTTGCGGAAAACCACGGTTTGAATATCGAGGATGAACAGGATTTCCGTCAAATGGTGACAGGAAACTTACCTCCTCAACCGAACGCATATCAAGAAATCCGACAAACGAACATGGGGAAAATCACGCCTGACGAGGAAACGCAACGTGAAATGGAAATCGGACCAAACCGCTGTGCGGTTCGGTAA
- a CDS encoding LysR family transcriptional regulator — MDQKLKVFVTVAEKESFSRAAEELHMTQPAVSQYIRQFEEQIGARLLERTNKYVRLNKAGEIVYHHAKEILALYTKMQSLVDDLTNKASGPLSIGASYTFGEYVLPRIIANLQQTYPDIQPTVTIGNTATVADLVASHQLDIGIVEGKFNAARLIVEDFAEDAMVIVSAVDHPLASRNDPLEMSDLEKDTWIVREHGSGTREAMDNLFEQHEISPMKLMNFSSTQPIKESVEAGLGISLLSHWSIKKELKNGDLRVLDVKGLPYRRQFSIVTNTPFQTKALEVFIDILRTKKLLTTLK, encoded by the coding sequence ATGGACCAAAAACTTAAAGTGTTCGTTACGGTAGCGGAAAAAGAGAGCTTTTCACGCGCCGCTGAAGAGCTTCATATGACCCAGCCGGCAGTGAGCCAATATATCCGCCAATTCGAAGAGCAGATTGGGGCAAGACTGCTGGAGCGCACGAATAAATACGTCCGTCTGAACAAGGCAGGGGAAATCGTTTATCATCATGCGAAGGAAATTCTGGCTTTATATACGAAAATGCAAAGTCTTGTCGATGACCTGACGAATAAGGCGAGCGGTCCGCTGTCGATTGGTGCGAGTTATACATTTGGAGAATACGTGCTGCCACGCATTATCGCCAATTTGCAACAGACTTATCCCGATATCCAACCGACAGTTACAATCGGCAATACAGCGACTGTTGCCGATCTTGTCGCAAGCCATCAGCTCGATATCGGCATCGTGGAAGGAAAATTCAATGCGGCGAGACTCATCGTTGAGGATTTTGCAGAAGACGCCATGGTAATTGTCAGTGCAGTCGACCATCCACTTGCAAGTAGGAACGATCCGCTTGAAATGTCAGATTTGGAGAAAGACACTTGGATTGTCCGTGAGCATGGCTCCGGCACACGGGAAGCGATGGATAATTTATTCGAGCAACATGAGATCTCACCAATGAAGCTCATGAATTTCAGCAGTACACAACCAATTAAAGAATCGGTTGAGGCGGGGCTTGGAATAAGCCTGCTCTCTCATTGGTCGATTAAAAAAGAATTGAAAAACGGGGATTTACGAGTGCTCGATGTGAAAGGACTCCCCTACCGCCGCCAATTTTCCATAGTGACAAACACACCGTTCCAAACGAAGGCACTCGAAGTTTTCATTGACATACTGCGGACAAAAAAACTGTTGACGACGCTCAAATAG
- a CDS encoding DUF2187 family protein: MIRLAFPRREKPVSDFVAARHIDEEISFVRNDHEVNGTIHKILENSVIVKISEDDADRIGAASNLTVVSHKNYSVD, encoded by the coding sequence GTGATTCGTTTGGCATTTCCACGCAGAGAGAAACCTGTTTCAGATTTTGTCGCAGCTCGTCATATCGATGAGGAGATTTCATTCGTCCGCAATGATCATGAGGTGAACGGGACGATTCATAAAATTCTTGAAAACTCGGTCATCGTTAAAATTTCGGAGGACGACGCCGACCGTATCGGCGCCGCATCCAATCTCACCGTTGTTTCTCATAAGAACTACTCTGTAGATTAA